One window of the Mycobacterium haemophilum DSM 44634 genome contains the following:
- a CDS encoding adenylate kinase → MQKILIGGISGSGKSTLAARLSARLAIPYHELDALHHGPGWVKRESFEADVRRFADESRWICDDQYHYFLGDLLWEYADTIVWLDLPRRTVMWRVVRRSLARVITRRTLWNGNRESWHALIFSPTHPVRWAWTQHGVRRRETAARIAKYPQVQVVQLVSAGHARRWLAMLPDEGPLARRSRLGHS, encoded by the coding sequence ATGCAAAAAATTCTCATTGGCGGTATCTCCGGTTCCGGCAAGTCCACATTGGCCGCCCGACTGTCCGCGCGGCTCGCCATTCCATATCACGAACTCGATGCGTTACATCATGGTCCCGGCTGGGTCAAACGGGAATCGTTCGAAGCGGACGTTCGCAGATTCGCCGATGAAAGTCGCTGGATCTGCGACGATCAGTATCATTATTTTCTCGGAGATTTGTTGTGGGAATACGCTGACACCATCGTGTGGCTGGATCTGCCACGGCGCACGGTGATGTGGCGGGTCGTTCGCCGGTCTTTGGCCCGGGTGATCACGCGCCGGACGCTGTGGAACGGCAATCGGGAGTCGTGGCACGCATTGATCTTCAGCCCCACTCACCCGGTGCGCTGGGCCTGGACTCAGCACGGTGTGCGCCGCCGCGAAACCGCCGCACGAATCGCCAAATACCCGCAGGTCCAGGTGGTGCAGCTGGTTTCGGCGGGGCACGCACGACGCTGGCTGGCGATGCTGCCCGACGAGGGGCCTCTAGCACGGCGGTCGAGGCTGGGGCACAGCTAG
- a CDS encoding pyridoxal phosphate-dependent aminotransferase yields MKTDSARDSPFGHVGLGGMFRSSRTRRPGEVNLKSCGLLHRSAAEFHAATLSHIDPIEVLSYPVYDETYALAAEYLGVNTDMLVLTSGSDPGLGLLVRAFPAAKRIVLHTPNFEGWSKFAVIAGATLDPVPPSAHTGQFQFTDLLDRLGQGPPAFVVLTQPHSYTGQVHTAAEIEELAYQVGRHGSLLVLDTAYLAFTEGGEDLVRGVVGLPHVVRVNSFSKSHGLSGARIAALALHPTRANNLFDLDPEGTISGVALALLRAALAEPAVFDTIQAEVRRLRELFAALIDESPFGWRARPSGGNFVTFDAPEPAAIAAAHAYLQQHGVITRDLSGLPGLTAAIRIAVADEAIMFRVVDLLTAWHREST; encoded by the coding sequence ATGAAGACCGACAGTGCGCGCGACTCGCCTTTTGGCCACGTTGGCCTCGGCGGAATGTTCCGCAGCAGCCGGACCCGGCGTCCGGGCGAGGTCAACCTGAAAAGTTGCGGATTGCTGCACCGCAGCGCCGCCGAATTCCACGCCGCCACACTGAGCCACATCGACCCGATCGAGGTGCTCAGCTATCCGGTCTACGACGAAACCTATGCGCTGGCTGCTGAATATCTCGGCGTCAACACCGACATGCTGGTGTTGACGTCAGGCAGCGACCCCGGCTTGGGACTGTTGGTGCGGGCCTTCCCGGCAGCCAAACGCATTGTGCTGCACACGCCGAACTTCGAAGGCTGGTCGAAGTTCGCCGTCATCGCGGGGGCAACCCTCGATCCGGTTCCGCCGTCGGCGCACACCGGCCAGTTCCAGTTCACCGATCTGCTCGACCGGCTCGGTCAGGGGCCGCCCGCCTTCGTCGTGCTCACCCAACCACACAGCTACACCGGGCAGGTCCACACCGCCGCCGAGATCGAGGAACTGGCGTACCAGGTCGGCCGGCACGGCAGCCTGCTGGTGCTCGACACCGCTTACCTGGCGTTCACCGAGGGCGGCGAGGACCTGGTACGCGGTGTCGTCGGTCTGCCTCACGTGGTTCGGGTCAACAGCTTCTCCAAAAGTCATGGGCTGTCCGGCGCTCGTATCGCTGCCCTCGCCCTACATCCCACCCGCGCGAATAACCTGTTCGATCTGGATCCCGAGGGGACGATCTCGGGTGTCGCGCTGGCACTGCTGCGCGCCGCGCTAGCCGAACCCGCGGTGTTTGACACGATCCAGGCCGAAGTGCGGCGGCTGCGGGAACTCTTCGCGGCATTGATCGACGAGTCCCCGTTTGGTTGGCGGGCCCGACCCAGCGGCGGGAACTTCGTGACCTTCGACGCACCCGAACCCGCTGCGATCGCCGCCGCCCATGCCTACTTGCAGCAGCACGGCGTGATCACCCGGGATCTGTCCGGGCTGCCGGGATTGACCGCGGCGATCCGGATCGCGGTCGCCGACGAGGCGATCATGTTTCGAGTCGTCGATCTGCTGACCGCGTGGCATCGGGAGTCCACATGA
- a CDS encoding bis-aminopropyl spermidine synthase family protein, which translates to MSVLNSVSPPVSADLATVVRVLRGFGPARVPDMLRRCQLADRQLLPALDAGLAAGRIVRDGDRYRVAEVPDPTPAQLATELFNPHARLNDRAAQWLRRLHELAADRPSEHDEWHQRRVTLRSSLLRPLYLHYRGDVADRDVTLIGDNDLTSVAMFLVGGFRSIRVLEADPSVVEFLVKTFDQLDAGKTQIQAQVKVQIREFDARQPLPNDLYDSADVVMCDPSRRLYRSFFARADELLRDDGVFYTFVNPSHSPATGQFIFQRDAIAAGWILTDSIPVINESPVRAGRVAPQHQAHYPDPGDHDDAISFTESLVRFVRGPGLDAEDEIRRTVHDRAD; encoded by the coding sequence GTGAGTGTCCTGAATTCGGTATCGCCACCCGTGAGTGCCGATCTCGCCACTGTTGTACGAGTGCTGCGGGGGTTTGGACCGGCCCGGGTTCCCGACATGCTGCGCCGCTGTCAATTGGCCGACCGGCAGCTGCTGCCGGCACTCGATGCGGGGCTGGCAGCCGGGCGCATTGTCCGCGACGGGGACCGCTACCGAGTCGCCGAAGTGCCCGACCCGACACCGGCCCAGCTCGCCACCGAGCTGTTCAATCCGCATGCGCGGCTTAACGACAGGGCCGCACAGTGGTTACGCCGCTTGCACGAACTGGCCGCCGACCGGCCCAGCGAGCACGACGAGTGGCACCAGCGGCGCGTCACCCTGCGTTCCTCGCTGCTGCGTCCGCTGTATCTGCATTACCGTGGTGACGTCGCCGACCGCGACGTCACCCTGATCGGCGACAACGACCTCACCAGTGTCGCAATGTTTCTGGTCGGCGGATTCCGCAGCATCCGCGTCCTCGAAGCCGACCCATCCGTGGTGGAATTCCTGGTCAAGACGTTCGACCAGCTCGACGCCGGCAAAACCCAAATCCAAGCCCAAGTCAAGGTCCAAATCCGCGAGTTCGACGCCCGCCAGCCGCTACCCAACGATCTGTACGACAGCGCCGACGTGGTGATGTGCGACCCCTCGCGGCGGCTATACCGCAGCTTTTTCGCGCGCGCCGACGAGTTGCTGCGCGACGACGGAGTGTTCTACACCTTCGTCAACCCAAGCCATTCACCCGCAACGGGGCAGTTCATTTTCCAACGGGATGCGATCGCGGCAGGGTGGATCCTCACGGACAGCATCCCCGTCATCAACGAGTCTCCGGTGCGAGCGGGCAGGGTAGCGCCCCAGCACCAGGCTCACTATCCCGATCCAGGAGATCACGACGACGCCATCTCGTTCACCGAGAGCCTGGTGCGTTTCGTGCGCGGCCCCGGTCTGGACGCCGAGGACGAGATTCGCCGGACGGTCCACGACCGTGCGGACTAA
- a CDS encoding 2OG-Fe(II) oxygenase codes for MTMPVLDLAAIERAEIHEDPYRHAVIRHSFVSDAVARTLRDEFALNGFTRNERDDTTQGRKRYLMYNLQVVAASEPVADTVAGLSATWQTLIGELLDDRYRAAVAELTGADLAGCTIEARLDRYGQGCWIEPHTDRADKVVTQLVYFNESWLEEWGGEFRVLRGPQFDAYARRVMPHLGTSVIMRRSEKSWHGVPPITTAVQGSGPQRLSLLVHFVRDPD; via the coding sequence ATGACCATGCCGGTGCTCGATCTGGCCGCCATCGAACGGGCCGAGATACACGAGGACCCGTACCGCCACGCCGTGATCCGGCACTCGTTTGTCAGCGATGCGGTGGCTCGGACGCTGCGCGACGAATTCGCGTTGAACGGCTTCACCCGCAACGAGCGAGATGACACAACGCAGGGCCGAAAACGCTATCTGATGTACAACCTGCAAGTGGTGGCGGCCAGCGAACCGGTGGCGGACACCGTCGCCGGGCTCTCTGCGACGTGGCAGACGCTGATCGGCGAACTACTCGACGACCGCTACCGGGCCGCAGTCGCCGAACTCACCGGCGCCGATTTGGCGGGCTGCACGATCGAGGCCCGCCTGGATCGATACGGCCAAGGCTGCTGGATCGAGCCGCACACCGACCGGGCGGACAAGGTCGTCACCCAGTTGGTGTACTTCAACGAGTCCTGGCTCGAGGAATGGGGCGGCGAATTCCGGGTGCTGCGCGGCCCGCAGTTCGATGCGTACGCACGTCGAGTCATGCCGCACCTGGGTACCTCAGTGATCATGCGCCGCTCCGAGAAGTCCTGGCACGGGGTGCCACCGATCACGACCGCTGTCCAAGGTAGCGGACCGCAGCGGCTATCCCTGCTGGTCCATTTCGTCCGCGACCCGGACTGA
- a CDS encoding ATP-grasp domain-containing protein has product MSRLLVLTNKPIVHRLPEWFPNSRSEVVLVSTPAALAASGLDNPDAHFRHVHSVSGFADPSLEEELFQLCRQFGVERILSTGEREVLPAARLRERLGLPGIDVPTATAFRDKFVMKSLVAAAGLPVAPMRRVDDVAALRDFAAEVGYPVLVKPLDRGGSAGIQVLGDADDLEAVIGGRGAAAWCAPMLAEAWIAGDFYQVNGLMDDGVVVLGQPCYNPYSDWFTVAFSVPAMSGMLPETDPLAVRLRAATGQVLAALPPVPGVCAFHAEFFHTPEDRLVLGEIACRAGGADIVNIHEAVLGVNLHGASLLGQAGRRAPLHYATERSRQGFAYFPPARGVLRDIPVRCPLPNVLTYSVTGECGRSYGGADARGPTVAKMTFTLSTSDVRAELRQIEQWWERNTVWENRTSAVPNGAARLLQPAPDEEVC; this is encoded by the coding sequence GTGTCGAGGTTATTGGTACTCACCAACAAGCCCATCGTGCACCGGTTGCCGGAATGGTTTCCGAACTCGCGCAGCGAAGTGGTGCTGGTAAGCACGCCGGCCGCCCTGGCGGCTTCGGGACTTGATAACCCGGACGCCCACTTTCGTCATGTGCATTCGGTGAGCGGGTTTGCCGATCCGTCGCTCGAGGAGGAGTTGTTCCAGCTGTGCCGCCAGTTTGGCGTTGAGCGAATCCTGTCGACCGGTGAGCGCGAGGTATTGCCCGCGGCGCGGTTGCGCGAACGCCTGGGCTTGCCGGGTATCGACGTGCCGACCGCGACCGCTTTCCGGGACAAGTTCGTCATGAAATCACTTGTCGCCGCCGCTGGATTGCCGGTGGCGCCGATGCGTCGGGTGGATGACGTTGCGGCACTGCGGGACTTCGCTGCCGAGGTCGGATATCCCGTGCTCGTCAAGCCGCTCGATCGTGGTGGTTCGGCGGGAATCCAGGTGCTCGGCGATGCCGACGATCTGGAGGCGGTCATCGGCGGACGAGGCGCTGCGGCGTGGTGTGCGCCCATGCTCGCTGAAGCGTGGATAGCGGGTGATTTCTATCAGGTCAACGGTTTGATGGACGATGGCGTCGTGGTGCTGGGCCAGCCCTGCTACAACCCGTACTCCGACTGGTTCACGGTCGCCTTCAGTGTTCCCGCTATGAGCGGCATGCTGCCCGAGACCGACCCGCTGGCCGTCCGTCTTCGGGCGGCGACCGGGCAGGTTTTGGCCGCGTTGCCGCCGGTGCCCGGTGTTTGTGCCTTCCATGCCGAGTTCTTTCACACTCCTGAGGACCGGCTGGTGTTGGGCGAGATCGCTTGTCGCGCCGGCGGGGCTGACATCGTAAATATCCACGAGGCGGTGTTGGGGGTGAATCTGCACGGCGCGAGCTTGCTCGGCCAGGCCGGACGTCGGGCTCCGTTGCACTATGCGACCGAGAGGTCTCGGCAAGGATTTGCATACTTCCCACCTGCTCGCGGTGTGCTGCGTGACATCCCGGTCCGCTGCCCCCTGCCCAACGTTCTCACTTACTCGGTGACCGGCGAGTGCGGGCGCAGCTACGGCGGCGCTGACGCTCGCGGGCCGACCGTCGCGAAGATGACCTTCACGCTGTCCACCTCCGATGTGCGAGCCGAGTTGCGCCAGATCGAGCAGTGGTGGGAACGAAACACGGTGTGGGAGAACCGGACGAGCGCTGTTCCCAACGGCGCCGCGCGGCTTTTACAACCGGCACCCGACGAGGAGGTGTGCTGA
- the truD gene encoding tRNA pseudouridine(13) synthase TruD, whose amino-acid sequence MPVLKSTASDFRVSEAMAVAVSDPGPGTHHYVLLHKAGYTTFEAADAVAEFFGTSPADVRYAGLKDEDGVTDQFLAVAGELDASRIEEFNRTHGIQDEPDGPWMRLRHYGHSVDPLGPGELDGNSFRIVVRGIDADQAAQLRAIRVRTFFFVNYYDTQRFGVPNGPKQTHLIGQALLDGDHRRAFDLLRSSRSPEARLCADFTGTPEDFFAALDPRKVAFYLCAQGSDEWNAQVRALVRESAAGAAIEVERDGIPYVFSRRSDTALEVLRRGEGLRCRSYRWCDGTMVAEMSARPLVVQVRVRVSDVRVDETVPGTWRCTLAFFLPSGCYGTSAVTQFFVTLPELL is encoded by the coding sequence ATGCCGGTTCTGAAGAGCACCGCATCTGATTTCCGGGTCTCCGAGGCAATGGCGGTCGCTGTCTCCGACCCCGGCCCCGGAACTCACCATTACGTGTTGCTGCATAAAGCCGGGTACACGACGTTTGAGGCCGCCGACGCGGTGGCCGAATTTTTCGGTACCTCGCCGGCGGACGTCAGATACGCGGGTCTGAAAGACGAGGACGGTGTCACCGACCAATTCCTTGCGGTGGCAGGCGAATTGGATGCAAGCCGCATCGAGGAGTTCAACAGAACCCACGGCATCCAGGATGAGCCCGACGGGCCGTGGATGCGGTTGCGGCACTATGGGCACAGCGTAGATCCGCTGGGTCCGGGAGAGCTCGACGGCAACAGCTTTCGTATCGTGGTGCGCGGGATCGACGCCGACCAGGCCGCACAGCTTCGCGCTATCCGAGTTCGAACGTTCTTCTTCGTCAACTACTACGACACGCAACGATTCGGTGTACCCAACGGGCCCAAGCAGACTCATCTGATCGGCCAGGCGCTGCTCGACGGGGATCATCGGCGCGCATTCGACTTGCTGCGCTCCTCGCGGTCACCGGAGGCGCGGCTGTGCGCGGATTTCACCGGCACACCCGAGGACTTCTTCGCTGCCCTCGACCCGCGCAAGGTGGCGTTTTATCTCTGCGCGCAAGGCTCCGACGAATGGAACGCACAGGTTCGGGCACTTGTTCGCGAGTCTGCGGCCGGTGCCGCGATCGAGGTCGAGCGGGACGGCATTCCCTACGTGTTTTCTCGCCGGTCAGATACCGCGCTGGAGGTGCTGCGCCGCGGTGAGGGTTTGCGCTGTCGCAGCTACCGGTGGTGCGACGGCACGATGGTCGCCGAAATGTCGGCTCGCCCGCTGGTCGTGCAGGTGCGGGTGCGGGTCAGCGATGTGCGTGTCGACGAAACCGTCCCCGGGACGTGGCGATGCACTTTGGCCTTTTTCCTGCCCAGCGGCTGCTACGGCACATCCGCGGTGACGCAGTTCTTTGTCACCCTGCCCGAGCTGTTATGA
- a CDS encoding B12-binding domain-containing radical SAM protein: MPSGQENTSPRILVIWPPQVLSYFNAGHHLALYQVTGHLRSKLPHADVRVCDASVERITWKDLGDDLYQSQYDLIAVMNDFDGVDGLGRFLSYAHALCPGSRIVTFGRLSGMNPGFFQQFDLDAVVHTGDFEPGVHAAASIFLGLDQATTAAGVHLRRDGCWIAPVQPGALLDPQEWVLPQVDEIPYHRYDEMYGNDANKFCGIPKRRELVVPAARGCPLGCSYCEVHPIFGKRERRLSVDRVLAYIEDSFAKAPFEYVAFYAPTFTLDRNWVRDLCDRLIRAGSVYPWKCATTIHHLDRELVQRMGASGCVRVSVGLETLEPAGHGALPRAKHTSDANLDQLARWCADAGIELNCFVIVGLPGTTIAGAQHTIETVHRLGGRARPTIYCPTGRMTPDMAEAEIAGYNRQLFVAGSHEFTPAELCAAYGLVFGPQCDQTTVFEQIPPHQPAAASL; this comes from the coding sequence ATGCCCAGCGGACAGGAAAACACGTCCCCCCGGATCCTGGTTATCTGGCCACCCCAGGTCCTGAGCTACTTCAATGCCGGTCACCATCTCGCCCTTTATCAAGTCACCGGCCATCTGCGTAGCAAACTGCCGCATGCCGACGTCCGGGTCTGCGATGCCAGTGTGGAACGGATCACCTGGAAAGACCTTGGTGATGATCTGTACCAAAGCCAGTACGACCTGATCGCGGTGATGAACGACTTCGACGGTGTCGACGGCCTCGGTCGGTTCCTGAGCTACGCTCACGCGCTGTGCCCGGGCAGCCGAATCGTCACCTTCGGGCGGCTCAGCGGTATGAATCCTGGCTTCTTCCAGCAGTTCGACCTGGATGCCGTGGTGCACACCGGCGACTTCGAACCCGGTGTGCATGCCGCGGCCAGCATATTCCTGGGCCTCGATCAGGCCACCACGGCGGCCGGTGTGCATCTGCGCCGCGATGGTTGCTGGATCGCCCCGGTGCAACCCGGTGCGCTGCTCGACCCCCAGGAGTGGGTGCTTCCGCAAGTCGACGAGATCCCCTACCACCGATACGACGAGATGTACGGCAACGATGCCAACAAATTCTGCGGCATCCCCAAGCGGCGCGAACTCGTCGTCCCGGCCGCGCGGGGCTGCCCACTCGGCTGCTCGTACTGCGAGGTGCACCCGATCTTCGGTAAGCGGGAGCGTCGGCTCAGCGTTGACCGCGTGCTCGCTTACATCGAGGACTCCTTCGCCAAGGCGCCGTTCGAGTACGTGGCTTTTTATGCGCCGACCTTCACGCTGGATCGCAACTGGGTTCGCGACCTGTGCGACCGTCTCATCCGGGCCGGTTCGGTGTATCCGTGGAAATGCGCCACCACGATCCATCACCTTGACCGGGAATTGGTGCAGCGGATGGGTGCATCCGGCTGTGTGCGGGTGAGTGTGGGCCTCGAGACCCTCGAGCCCGCCGGTCACGGCGCGTTGCCGCGGGCCAAACACACCTCCGATGCCAACCTCGACCAGCTGGCCAGGTGGTGCGCCGACGCCGGTATCGAGCTGAATTGCTTTGTCATCGTTGGCCTCCCAGGCACCACCATCGCGGGCGCCCAACACACCATCGAGACTGTGCATCGTCTCGGTGGCCGGGCCCGGCCCACGATCTATTGCCCTACGGGGCGAATGACACCGGATATGGCTGAGGCCGAGATAGCCGGCTACAACCGCCAACTGTTCGTCGCCGGCTCACACGAATTCACTCCCGCGGAACTGTGTGCCGCCTACGGGCTGGTCTTCGGTCCGCAGTGCGACCAGACCACCGTTTTTGAGCAGATCCCACCGCACCAGCCGGCTGCTGCATCGCTATGA
- a CDS encoding ATP-grasp domain-containing protein: protein MTAADSGASSFLLLNTKKIVHRLLDWFPDSRSEVVLVSTPAALAASGLDNPDAHFRHVHSVSGFADPSLEEELFQLCCQFGVERILSTGEREVLPAARLRERLGLPGIDVSTATAFRDKFVMKSILADAGLPVAPMRRVDSVAALRDFAAEVGYPAVVKPLDRGGSAGIQVLSDADDLEAVIGGLDAAVWCAPMLAEAWIAGDFYQVNGLMDDGVVVLGQPCYNPYSGWLSVAFHVPNMNGMLPETDPLAARLRAATTQVLAALPTVPGVSAFHAEFFHTPDDQLVLNEIACRAGGGAIVDTHEAVLGVNLHGAGLLGQAGRRVPLHDAPTMPRQGFAHFPPACGVLREIPVRCPLPNVLTYSVSGECGRAYHGAESLGPTVAKMTFTLSTSDVRAELRQIEQWWERNTVWENRTSGVPNGAAWLLQPTRNAKNR, encoded by the coding sequence ATGACCGCAGCAGATTCCGGGGCATCGAGCTTTTTACTGCTCAACACCAAGAAGATAGTGCACCGGTTGCTGGACTGGTTTCCGGACTCGCGCAGCGAAGTGGTGCTGGTAAGCACGCCGGCCGCCCTGGCGGCGTCGGGACTTGATAACCCGGACGCCCACTTTCGTCATGTGCATTCGGTGAGCGGGTTTGCCGATCCGTCGCTCGAGGAGGAGTTGTTCCAGCTGTGCTGCCAGTTTGGCGTTGAGCGAATCCTGTCGACCGGTGAGCGCGAGGTATTGCCCGCGGCGCGGTTGCGCGAACGCCTGGGCTTGCCGGGTATCGACGTGTCGACCGCGACCGCTTTCCGGGACAAGTTCGTCATGAAATCGATCCTCGCCGACGCTGGATTGCCGGTGGCGCCGATGCGTCGGGTGGATAGCGTTGCGGCACTGCGGGACTTCGCTGCCGAAGTCGGATATCCCGCAGTCGTCAAGCCGCTCGATCGTGGTGGTTCGGCGGGAATCCAGGTGCTTAGCGACGCCGACGATCTGGAGGCGGTCATCGGCGGACTAGACGCTGCGGTGTGGTGTGCGCCCATGCTCGCCGAGGCGTGGATAGCGGGTGATTTCTATCAGGTCAACGGTTTGATGGACGATGGCGTCGTGGTGCTGGGCCAGCCCTGCTACAACCCGTACTCCGGTTGGCTCTCGGTTGCCTTCCACGTTCCCAACATGAACGGCATGCTCCCCGAAACCGACCCATTAGCCGCCCGTCTTCGGGCGGCGACCACGCAGGTTTTGGCCGCGTTGCCGACCGTACCCGGTGTCAGTGCGTTCCACGCGGAGTTTTTCCACACGCCTGACGACCAGCTGGTGTTGAACGAGATCGCTTGTCGCGCCGGCGGAGGGGCGATTGTCGATACCCACGAGGCAGTGTTGGGGGTGAATCTGCACGGCGCCGGCCTGCTCGGGCAGGCGGGACGCCGGGTTCCATTACACGATGCGCCCACGATGCCCAGGCAAGGATTTGCACACTTTCCGCCTGCGTGCGGTGTGTTGCGTGAGATCCCGGTCCGCTGCCCGCTGCCCAATGTTCTCACTTACTCAGTGTCTGGCGAGTGTGGTCGCGCCTACCACGGTGCAGAAAGCCTCGGACCGACCGTCGCGAAGATGACCTTCACGCTGTCCACCTCCGATGTGCGAGCCGAGTTGCGCCAGATCGAGCAGTGGTGGGAACGAAACACGGTGTGGGAGAACCGGACGAGCGGTGTGCCCAATGGCGCAGCGTGGCTTTTACAACCGACACGCAATGCGAAGAACCGATGA
- a CDS encoding tyrosine-protein phosphatase, translating into MTSVCARRTAVGTRLIRVPGLPNVRDTGGLRGPGGSRIGPRVLLRGPAPGPQTSAAVFALGIRTIVDLRHPDERGGADLPHHVGTRVLRRPLSADMTGIRGVCRPQPHAYLAHYRLLLPQAAAVAAEIIDLIAQPATAPVYVCCTFGKDRTGVVSALVLRALRVRLVDVGNDYALTARCYRSWHRDDPLPEWAADYRPADLAARTVTAAHTMRLLLVGIEQAHHDLRSYLEAHGLQRSAWSDAMRRMYRHDLPELPEKER; encoded by the coding sequence ATGACGTCAGTCTGCGCTAGGCGAACGGCGGTCGGCACCCGGCTGATTCGTGTGCCAGGACTGCCCAACGTGCGCGACACCGGCGGTTTGCGCGGGCCCGGTGGTAGCCGGATCGGTCCGCGGGTGCTGCTGCGCGGTCCCGCGCCCGGGCCACAGACCTCGGCCGCGGTGTTTGCGCTCGGCATCCGGACCATCGTCGACCTGCGCCACCCCGACGAACGAGGCGGTGCCGACTTGCCGCATCACGTCGGCACCCGGGTACTGCGCCGACCGTTGAGCGCCGACATGACGGGCATCCGGGGAGTGTGTCGTCCGCAGCCGCACGCCTACCTTGCACACTATCGGCTGCTGCTACCGCAAGCGGCCGCGGTGGCCGCAGAGATCATCGACCTGATCGCCCAGCCCGCCACCGCGCCCGTGTATGTGTGCTGCACCTTCGGTAAGGACCGGACCGGAGTGGTATCCGCGCTGGTGCTGCGGGCGCTGCGGGTTCGGCTGGTCGACGTCGGGAACGACTACGCACTCACCGCCCGCTGTTACCGCAGCTGGCATCGCGACGATCCGCTGCCCGAGTGGGCCGCCGACTACCGGCCGGCCGATCTCGCCGCACGGACCGTGACCGCGGCGCACACGATGCGGCTGCTGTTGGTCGGCATCGAACAAGCCCATCACGACCTACGCAGCTATCTGGAAGCGCACGGGTTGCAGCGGTCGGCGTGGTCCGACGCGATGCGGCGAATGTATCGGCACGACCTGCCCGAACTACCCGAGAAGGAACGATGA
- a CDS encoding TauD/TfdA family dioxygenase: protein MSWPARVAFAAAEHEALRAAAAPWTVSAMDDLGVQRGVVRDACRRLPTLRQTLHTLEAAVRQTGAVIATGTPLDDQVLIAVASLFGRVTADGNGPPPGQLVYNLVTGPESGYDPAALQLHTDSVFEASPAPYMGLACVRPSAEGDGLTTLARADSVAARVGEIDQRHLELLQDRCYPFAKIRNRVPQQFPVRTAILTVQDTDVTTVFHGRHVREGMQLRPEAVDSEHRAALHTFEAVLDDPCSATTLLLQTGDLLLADNRRVLHGRSAVRSTGSRRHVKRLKIAD from the coding sequence ATGAGTTGGCCAGCTCGCGTCGCCTTTGCCGCTGCCGAGCATGAGGCCCTGCGTGCCGCCGCAGCCCCCTGGACCGTGTCGGCGATGGATGACCTCGGTGTGCAACGTGGCGTTGTCCGCGATGCGTGCCGGCGCCTGCCTACCCTGCGACAGACGCTGCACACCCTGGAAGCCGCTGTTCGGCAGACCGGTGCGGTGATCGCCACCGGTACGCCGTTGGACGATCAGGTGTTGATTGCGGTGGCGAGCCTGTTCGGGCGGGTAACCGCCGACGGCAATGGCCCCCCACCCGGACAGCTGGTCTACAACCTAGTTACCGGCCCGGAGTCCGGCTACGACCCCGCAGCGCTGCAGCTGCACACCGATTCCGTGTTCGAGGCCAGCCCGGCTCCGTATATGGGCCTGGCATGCGTCCGGCCGAGTGCCGAGGGCGACGGTCTGACCACGCTCGCCCGCGCCGATAGCGTAGCGGCGCGAGTGGGCGAGATTGATCAGCGCCATCTCGAACTGCTGCAGGATCGGTGCTATCCGTTCGCGAAGATCCGCAACCGGGTGCCGCAGCAATTCCCGGTCCGAACCGCCATATTGACCGTGCAGGACACCGACGTCACGACCGTTTTCCACGGCCGACACGTCCGCGAGGGCATGCAGCTGCGGCCGGAAGCGGTTGACTCGGAACACCGTGCCGCACTGCACACATTCGAGGCGGTGCTCGACGATCCGTGCTCGGCGACCACCCTGCTGCTGCAGACCGGCGACCTGCTGCTTGCCGACAATCGACGCGTGCTGCACGGCCGCTCGGCGGTACGCTCTACTGGGTCGCGACGGCATGTGAAACGACTGAAAATCGCCGACTAG